The Palaemon carinicauda isolate YSFRI2023 chromosome 7, ASM3689809v2, whole genome shotgun sequence DNA window gtcattcgcacagaccacatgcctctggtacacgccttcactcgacagtctgacgcctggtccgcccgccaacgccgacatctctccgccgtggctgaatacaattgcacccttcaatacgtccctgggaaaatgaatcccgttgccgatgccctgtcaagaaacacgttggctgccgttcaactgggattggattacaacgccctgactgacgcccaacgacaggatccagagtatcaagcttgtaggacatcctgcacgtccctccgttgggaagactttccccccgaagactccaacaccaccttcctctgtgacgtcagtactggtagaccgcgaccttggattcctgctcccatgcgccgacaggtgtttgatttcattcacggctttctcatccctcgtgccgttttactgcacagctgctgaaggcaaagttcatttggcacgacatttctaaggatgctaaggattgggtccgcacctgtacttcttgccaaacttccaaagtacatcgacacacggattcaggagtgggcacctttcctcaacctcagcgtcgtttcgcacacattcacgtcaacgttgtaggccccctacccacatcacaaggacatcgttacctgtataccgtcatcgaccgctccactcgttggcctaaagccattcccatggaaactgcaacgtccgcctcatgtacatctgccttactctctggatggatttcaagattcggtatccctgagcatattacttctgacaggggaaccactttcacctctcaattgtggacgtcattagcgaatctcctgggcatcaccctacatcagacaacggcctacaaccctgctgccaatggaatggttgaacgttttcatcgtaccctcaaatcagctttgatgtcccgctgcaaggattgcaactggtttactcagcttccctgggtcctcctgggactaaggaccactcctaaagacgccctcgacgtctcggcagctgaaatggtgtatggcgacccgttggtcgtccctgccgaattttttccttctacaacctcctccgacgatctccagcgcatacgtcacgtcgtgggaaaatttactctgtgtcgccagacttacaagcccacagcgaagcatcacataccaacggacttgcactctgcaacgcacgtcttcctgcgcaacgacactagcaagccaccactaacgcccccttacacgggctctttccttgtgatccgacgcagtctgaaagcattcctactaaacattcggggcaaagaagactgggtctccattgatcgtctaaaacctgcttatcttctgccagatgacccgcctgcagttcgcctctctagatcagggcgccctatttaacatgtacagtatgtcatttttagggggggagccatgtaccaaccgtgtgtcacacgatcgtacataaattattttgtatatattatgcttgtatctgcgctcttccctcgcactaaaaagaacctgaataatcatgtctccggtttttctctgtaacattgtctgtctctcgaacatgttatgtcctgttgccttgaggttttgtatataaaggagagtgttccttaataaagtactcagttgattgcatcctgcctttgagttcacaaccctctctcggcccgtcacaagccaCAAATAGTTTTTTTACACATCGAATTCGCTCTATTACAAGAATAAACACACAAGAGGAAATTCGTTTTATGATAAGTGTTTCTGGCCCAGCCACTAGAACTTACAATATTCCTGGTCTTTATTCCTGAGGCCGAGTGAATATTTTTAcgagaatatatacattatatataaatgaatatacataattatatatatttcatgtaatacacacacacacacacacatatatatatatatatatatatatatatatatatatatatatatatatatatatattatatacactcacaaacacatcatcatcatcaacatctcctcctatgcctattgacgcaaagggtctcggttagattttgccagtcatccctatcttgagcttttaattcaatacttctccacacacacacacacacacacacacacacacatatatatatatatatatatatatatatatatatatatatatatatatatatatatataattcttccttGCCTACAACTTTTCTTATCTCtttatggggtcgctgtttctagtcagccttctccatcttcctctgtcctataCATCCTGTTCTCTTAGACTCTTTTCCTTCATGACAATCAGTAACTTATCTTTACTCCTGAACTTTGGCCCTCACCTCCTTCTTCTACCCTCCACCTCCttgttcataacccttttacatacgtgTTAATCTTCTCTCCTCATGGCATggccaaaccatttcagtcttcttacCTAGGCTTTCTTTAAAACCTCTAATACTTTGACTGTTCCCCTGATCAATTCATTCTAGATCTTGTATTCTTTTCTGACAACACATTCATCTCACCAGTCTAATCTCGGCCActtccattcttctttttttctttctttactatcCAAGTCTCTGTCCCATAGAGCATGGCTGATCTAACAATGCTTTTATAAAACTTTCCTTTAACTTTTGGTCTGATCCTCCTATCAAAAATTATCCCTCATGGCTTTCTACAATTCCTCCATTCACATTGAATTCTATGACTAGCTTCTACATCCAGTTTTCTATTTTCACTCAAATCAGAACTAAGATATTTGAAGGAGCTAACCCATTTTATGTTTCCTTGGCCTTTCAGTGTTTCCTATTCCTCTCCACCTGTCCATATATATTGTCTTTGCTCTGCTAATTCTTATGCCTCTACTCTCAAGTTCTTCTCTCAATCTTTCTACCATGATTTGGACTCCTCTTGTTACATCAGTTAGCACAATGTCATCAATAACCATTGCACACTAAGGCATGTCTCCTCTTACTTCCGATGTTATAACATCCATTACTTTATCAAACACATAGGGACTGAGGACTGAACTCTGATGGACACCAACTTTCAACTTGAATTTCTTGTAGTTCTAAAAGTGCTTCTTATTTGCGTGGTTGTCTTTGCATAGGTATCTGTCATCATTCTGACACATTTTTcagaaattattttctctctcaagCTCCTCCGCACTGCCTGCCTAGGTACCCTATCATGCGCTTTTTCAAAATCAATAAACGCCAGATGTAGTTCTTTCTGTTTATCTCTATTTTTCTCTATTGTCCGACTAAAGTGTAAACATTGCATCAACTGTGCTCTTTCCTGGCATAAAACGAAATTGTTCTTCTATAAACCTCCCATATATTTTCACTGTATGTGATATTAGCCTAATTCCTCTGTAGTTCCCGTACTTCTGTACATCGTCCTTCCCTTTGTAGATGGGGCTCATTTGCCTATTTCTCCACTTGTCTGGATTTCTTTCATGGCGAGATATCTGTCATTAAATCCCACAAGATGTCTATGCCTTCCATTCATAAGCACTTCCACACTTCAGCTGGCATTCCATCAGGTTTCCCATCTTCATTTTATCTAGTCCCTTCTTAACCTCTTCTCTGCTGATATCCTAAACGATTCTTTTATGAGGGTTACCATCTCTTATTATTGTTCTGGGATTTTCTTCAAAGCACTTCTTCCATTTGGCTATTATGCTTtcctcttttgatattttttttttttttgtccttgatCTGTCTGATTTTGTGTTAGATCTTTTGACGATTCATCTCTATTTTTCGTTCTCTTGTGTATTCTCTTTTGGGCCTCGGCTGTTTCTAAGTTCTCGTAGAGCTTACTGCAATTGATTTTGCCTGTGCTACTGCCATTTTAGCTTCTTTATTTATAGTTTTCCAAGCAATCCTATTTTCCTCAGATTAATTCCTGTCATAGGCTATCCCTATTCCTTTTTCTTCATATTATCTTGTGTATTATGGTTCCACCACCAGCTCTCTTTCTCATTTGATGGTTCTCTACCAAATGTCTACTCCAGTGATTCATCTGCAATTTTAAGGACGGACCACTGCACtaatttctgtttatatatttaattattacaaacacacacacacatatcacaaattattagtaatttgtatttttcctaacatacttaccgagaaacactttcttaggagttactggaacctcctctcaaacgaccagagttttgtgtagtttaccctactcccattttctatagtggtaggcctagcggaagaatacgtgccctgagggcaataccAAGGTAGGCCACATGTTTACCAGGTCGCAGTAAGTTTTAAGTAAGGAGCAATACTCAAGATCAGTGAGGCAACTGGGGGacggtttgggggggggggcataacccgaaagtgtttctcggtaagtatgttaggaaaaataaaaattactaataatttgtgatttgttccaacacagagacttacctcgaaacactttcttaggagacttacactttaggagatgGGAGTGCCTCCTAGACAAAGACCCCAatggaaagtaggataaactacacaaaaaactcattaagcGTGTAAATAACACCTACCCTTCAAAGAATTCCTTGTTGTGCTTGATGAATTTTGGAAGATACTTGAGAATCTGACTATTGTGTAAGAGTTCCACGGACGACTGACAGTACGAGAAAAGGAAGAAGGGGAAACAAAAGATAAGGACACTTGTGCCTAGAGAATTTGTAATTCGTGATTGAACCTGGGGTTTAAGCCGTCAAACCGGTTGGAGCGCTGAGATGACTGGCCCGATCGAAAACCCATCCAAAGACCTTCTCGTACAATCCTTGaggtagtgagcggtgaatgtcgactgattagaccaagttcctgctcgaagaacctgagctaccgacatgttcttttcaaaagCTAGAGAGGTGCTTAGgcctctaacatcatgagctctgggcttCCCTGGGACTGAAAGCCCAACCCTTGAATAAGCCTGAATTATTACCTGTCTGAGCCAAAAAGAAATAGTATTCTTTgagattttctttttagtttttcccGTGGATACGAAAAGATTCTTAATATCCGGACGGAGatttgccgttctcttaagacaTTTCCTAATCACCCTGACAGGGCACAATTTCAAGTCTTCCTGATTACCTGAGTTCGGAATTGCTGGGACAGTAAAACCTTCAAACCTAGGATCCCAACCGgaaggattctgggtcttggcgACGAACGAAGGGACAAACTTAAAGGAGATCTCCTTCCATCCTCTAGAATGTTCTACTTCATACGACAACCCATgaagctcgcccaccctcttagctgaagcTAACGCTAGAAGGAAGACAGCTTTGAGCGTGAGATTCCTGTCCACAATATCTTTTAAGGGTTCGAAGGGTGGTTTACTAAGCATATCTAGCACCCTAGCCAGATCCCAACTCGGAACCCTAGGGGAAGATGGGGGACATGATTGCTCGAAACTCTTAATGAGCATGGAAATGTGTCTGGAAGAACCCAAATCTATGCCCTTCAAGAGAAAGACTTGACCaagggcggctcgaactcctttaaccGCTGGGACCGACATGCCCATCTTATCCCTGAGATGAACTAGAAAATCTGCTATAACGGGAACTGATGCTTCTAAGGGTTCTATCTTCTTAGAATTGCACCATTTAATGAACATTGTCAATTTAGATTGGTAGACAATCGTAGAAGATTTTCTCAGGtaaagggacatcctcttagctgtcttagacgaatacccttgtcttttcaggaggTACTGGATAATCTCCaagcgtgaagacgaagggattgagggttttcgtgaaacctctgaAAGTGTGGCTGCCTCAAGAGGTCCGGTCTGTCgggaagaggccacggagggagacTGGCGAGGCTTTTTaggtctgtgaaccactctctctccagccaccaaggcactaccaaagtcattttTAGGTTGATTGCCGTCCTCATtttgttgaggacttgtcttatcagggcgaagggaggaaaagcgtagacgtcgagaccgtcccacctgtgttgaaaggcgtcctccattGCTGCTTTcaggtctgggacaggagaacagaatacggggagttgtccGTTCAACCTTGTCGCAAAGAGATCCATTACCGAGGATCCCCACATCTGATTGATGTAACTTGCTACATCTGGgtgaagggaccattttgtccccactacttgtcccactctgctgaggccgtctgctaggatgttatttcccggaatgaatcttgctGACGATTTTTCTGCCCACTTCAGGACTTGTAGGGCGAGACCACACAACTCCTACGACTTCAATCCTCCTTCCTTCTTTATATACGCCACCACTGTTGCGGTGCCTGAAATCAGAGCCACTGAGTTTCCTTTCAGATCTTTCGTGAAGTgttggcaggcttcttggaccgctctcatttccagggcATTGCTATGTAGAGACTTTTCCTCTTCTGTCCATTTGCCCCTCGCTGTCTTCCCTCGAAGATGcgcaccccatccctcctttgatgcatccgtgaaAAGAAGGAGTTCCGGAGGTGCGGATGACAATGGCATCCCTTTTTGAGTGTGTGTCCGATTCTGCCACCACTCTAGAGCTTGCTTGGTTTCCTGAAGAACTGGAACAATCTTGTCTCAGGAGCTTTTCTGATTCCACTTCTCTTTTAGATTCCATTGAATGCTCCTGAGGTTCTGCCCTCCGtgtggaactagcttctctaaggacaccagatgtcctatcaacctctgccaatccttcgctcttctgggatGTCCTTGTAGGAATGGACGGAGtacttggtccaggttgttcagcctgtctATTGATGGAAAAGCCTTGACTTGTAATGAATCTAGAACTATCCCCAAGTAAGTCGCTTTGTTGGTCGGGATTAGATGAGATTTCTCCAGGTTGACTGTGATGCCCAGATTTTTGCATAATTGAAGAAGATCTGTGCCCTGCTGAttcaagacttcctttgaggatgaaagcagtaaccagtcgtccaggtatcgaattagacgaataccccgttcgtgagcccacacggatATCGTCGTAaaaactctcgtgaatacctgggaaGCTGTGGAAAGTCCGAAGCACGGGGCCTTGAATTGCAaaatctgggcaccccacttcacccggagaaacttcctgcttgctggatgaATAGGGATTTGGAAATAGGCATTCTTGAGGTGTATGGAAATCATaaagtccccctccctcaaggaaatcatgactgttcttggggtgtccatcttgaatgtagtctttcaaatatatttgttgagggccgacaggtctatcaatGGTCTCCActctcctgtcgctttctccaccaagaacaggcgactgtagaaccccggacccgggaaatTCACCGTCTCcaaagctcccttctgcagcatCGTGTAGACTTCTTCGTCCAAGgcagccctcttcaacgggtccttgggaaCCAACCATTCCGCCTGACTTGCTCAATCAACAGAGGAAGGTCCTCCagaaatggaatcctgtaaccctccttcaatacagttactgtccacggatctgctccgtggagcttccaagCTTGCCAaaagagtctgaggcatccccctacctgagatGAACGGCCTCTTCTGAAGGACGAGTAAGCACTCCTGTAAGTGGGCGGCGTTGAAGTAGCTCCCCTTCAGGAGGCATTCACCGACTGGGACCAATGTCCTGAGGAAGGTTCGCGCCTTCCTTGCGCTGGGGCAGACCGAGAAG harbors:
- the LOC137644424 gene encoding uncharacterized protein, which produces MVPSPRCSKLHQSDVGILGNGSLCDKVERTTPRILFSCPRPESSNGGRLSTQVGRSRRLRFSSLRPDKTSPQQNEDGNQPKNDFGSALVAGERVVHRPKKPRQSPSVASSRQTGPLEAATLSEVSRKPSIPSSSRLEIIQYLLKRQGYSSKTAKRMSLYLRKSSTIVYQSKLTMFIKWCNSKKIEPLEASVPVIADFLVHLRDKMGMSVPAVKGVRAALGQVFLLKGIDLGSSRHISMLIKSFEQSCPPSSPRVPSWDLARVLDMLSKPPFEPLKDIVDRNLTLKAVFLLALASAKRVGELHGLSYEVEHSRGWKEISFKFVPSFVAKTQNPSGWDPRFEGFTVPAIPNSGNQEDLKLCPVRVIRKCLKRTANLRPDIKNLFVSTGKTKKKISKNTISFWLRQVIIQAYSRVGLSVPGKPRAHDVRGLSTSLAFEKNMSVAQVLRAGTWSNQSTFTAHYLKDCTRRSLDGFSIGPVISALQPV